The nucleotide sequence CCCAGAATGCCATCTATGACTATATCAAGGCGCTTGAGCACCCCGGAGAACAGGCCTGACCCAATGCCTTTAACGAATAACAACACCGAACAACCCCAGGAATTCGCGGCTGTCGACCTGGGGTCCAACAGTTTCCACATGGTAGTCGCCCGCGTCGTCAACGGTGCGCTGCAAGTGTTGAGCCGCCTGAAGCAACGCGTGCATCTGGCCGACGGGCTGGACAACCAGAACCAACTGAGCGAGGAATCCATCCAGCGCGGGCTAAGCTGTCTGGCGCTGTTTGCCGAACGGTTGCAGGGTTTCCCTGCCACCAACGTGTCGATTGTTGGTACTCATGCGCTGCGCCAAGCGGTCAACGCGCAGGATTTCCTGCGCCGCGCCGCCAGGATTATTCCCTACCCGATCGAGATAATCTCCGGCCATGAAGAAGCCCGACTGATCTTCATGGGGGTCGAACACACCCAGCCGGAAAAAGGCCGTAAGCTGGTGATCGACATCGGCGGCGGCTCCACCGAACTGGTGATCGGCGAGGATTTTGAACCCATGCTGGTGGAAAGCCGCCGCATGGGTTGCGTCAGCTTCGCCCAGCAGTTTTTCCCCAACGGCGAAATCAGCGAAGTCAACTTCCGGCGCGCCCGGCTGGCGGCGGCCCAGAAGCTGGAAACCCTGGCATGGGAATACCGTATCTACGGCTGGGACTATGCATTGGGTGCCTCCGGCACCATCAAGGCCACCTGCGAAATTCTGGTGGCTATGGGGGAAAAAGACGGGCTGATCACCCCAGAGCGGCTGGAAATGCTGCGCGAACGCATCCTGCAATTCAAAAACTTCCGCGCCGTCAGCCTGCCCGGTCTGACCGAAGATCGTCAGAACGTACTGGTGCCGGGCTTCGCTATCCTATGCGGCGTGTTTGACGCGCTCGCTATCAAGGAACTCCGCCTGTCGGACGGCGCCTTGCGCGAAGGGGTGCTCTACGAAATGGAGGGCCGCTTCCGCCATCAGGATATTCGTATCCGTACCGCGCAAAGCCTGGCCAGCCACTACAATATCGACCGGGAACAGGCTAAGCGCGTGCGGGAAACCGCTGATCAGCTTTATGCCCAATGGGCGCAGCAGAACCTGTCGCTGGTGCATCCGCAACTGGAAGCGCTGCTGAAATGGTCGGCCATGCTGCATGAAGTGGGGCTGGGCATCAACCATAGCGGTATGCATCGTCATTCGGCCTACATTCTGCAAAACACCAACCTGCCGGGTTTCAATCAGGAACAGCAGCAATTACTGGCCCTGATGGTGCGACTGCATCGCAAAGCCGTCAAGCTGGAGGAGTTACCGCGCTTCAACCTGTTCAAAAAGAAGCAGTACCTGCCGATGGTGCAACTGCTGCGCCTCGCTACCCTGCTGAACAACCAGCGTCAGGCGACCACCACGCCGAAAACGCTGCGCCTTATCGCCAGCGAAACCACATGGACGCTGATCTTCCCGCAAGGGTTCTTCAACCAGAACATGCTGGTGCAGCTTGACCTGGAACGGGAACAGCAATATTGGGAAGACAGTAGCGGCTGGAAATTGCACATCGAAGAAGAACTGGTCTGATTGTTTTCCAGGCCGGCAGCGCCTGTAGGTGTGCTGTCCGGCCTGTTATTATGGCGTTTTTGCTTTTTTTCGTGATATCAGTCACGAAATTACCATCAACAGCACGTCTGGCTACCCTCCTCCACGCTTTTTGCCCCACCCACATTGACCATCCCACAGGCTTGTGCCTAAATAAAATACAGCGAATGTCCGCGATAACAGGAAACCGAAATTCAATGGCCACCATGACCCACAAACGGCGCATAGCCCTGCGCCAGCGACGACGATCCAGTACGCGCATAGCCCGTACTGTATTGATGATTAGTTTTATTATTCTGCTTGGTCGTTTTGCCTATTCCGCCATCGGCGCTTTTCTCCATCACCAGAACACACAGCAACCACGTGTCGAACAGACTGTCGCACCTGCTGTTGCCTCAACGAGTGTGACTCCCCAACGCGAATAGCATCCACCCTCGTTGATGCTGTTGATGTCGTGACGAATGACGAAAACTATTGCCCCTGTGTCGTAGCCGGGTGAGGTTATGCTTTTTACGCCCCGCGCATTTCATGCCATATGCAGAATCCGGTTTTATACTGGCGATCGGTTTTATATTGACGATCGGTTTTGATACTGAAAACAGAGGTGCGTCATGGCCAGTGGCTGGTCCAATGACAGTGCAGTGCAAGAGCAAATCGACGCGACGGTGGATGATGCCATCGCCCGCGCCCGCAGCCTGCTGCATCAAGGCGACAGCGCAGAGTATTGCGAGGAATGCGGCGAAGCCATCCCGCAGGCACGCCGTCTGGCGCTACCGGGGGTTCGCTTTTGCGTACAGTGTCAGGAAAAGCTGGATAAGAAACAGGCCGGCAACAGCGGTTATAACCGCCGCGGCAGCAAAGACAGCCAGTTACGCTGAAAGACGAGGCCGCTAATGTCGGCATGACACCGGGCCCCGCCGGACTTACCTTACCACCAGCACCGATGTCTGGGCATGGCGAACAATCGCCGCCGCGTTCGACCCCAGCAAGTAGGTTTTCACATTCGGGCGACGCGAGCCAATCACAATTAGATCGGCGCCAATTTCCTGAGCCAGCTCCAGCACTTCATCGCGCGGAATGCCGAAACTGATACTGTGAGACAACTTCTCTGCCGGCAAATCGATGGTTTTCATCAAGGTATGCAGCTTCTCATCTGCTTTGATCACCGCCTCATTCTCAAACTCCTTAATGCCAAACGAGTACGCCGACATGAACGCCGAAGCGTCAGGCAGCGCATGAAACAAATGGACGGTAGCGCCGGATTGCCTGGCCAGCGCCACGGCATGTGACAACGCCTTTTGGGTCAACGCGTCTTCATCAATATCCACGGGTACTAAAATGGTCTTATACATCATCGCTCCCTTGAGTTAGCCACCGTTATATTGAAAGCGTAGTCCCATTTGCGGCCGGGCGATGTCGTTTTTGAGGTATTTGTGAAGCGACGCTGGATTTACGCCATAACATTACCGATAAAATACAAACAGTTACCCCACAGACCTTGTCCTCATCCAGCACCAGTAGTAGTCTTGGCCCACTCAGACCATTACCCACAGACTCCGGGCATGACAACATTTGATGAGCTGTTTTTCCGTCTGTCACGCTCCCGTTTCCGCCAGCGTTTTCATCTGGGCGCCAAAGAGCGCGACTACTGTTTTAACAAAGGGAAGGAGCAGGTAGCGTCTCACGCCGCCGACTTTATCGCCCAACGACTGGCACCGGCAGAGCCCGCCAACGACGGCAAACAAACCCCGATGCGCGGCCATCCGGTGTTCATCGCTCAACACGCTACCGCGACCTGCTGCCGGGGCTGTCTGGAGAAATGGCATCACATCGGCCAACACCGCCCACTGCGCGATGACGAACAGCACTATATCGTCGAGGTGATTCTGCACTGGCTTGAAAACGACCTGCTCAAGTCACCTTAACCCAATGCCTTAAACGCACGCATCAGGTCTGGCCTGCCATTCCCGCAGGATAACGTCGGTGTCTTCGACCCGCAGCGTATTGCCGGGAATGATGAAATCACGCCAGACATCATTATGCTGGGCAATCAATTGCGCCGCGCCAACCGCCCTGCGGTCCGCCGTGGTATGAGCATCGCCTGCTATCGTCTGGGCATAACCGCGGCTGGCGGCATTTTTGATGGTGGCATCGACGCAATAATCGGTAGCACAGCCACACAGGGTAAAATGCCGTACAGCAAGATGGTTCAGCGTGTCTGCCAGTTCGGTGCGATAAAATGCATCACAGGCGGTTTTGGTGACCGATATCTCGTTCGCGGGACGATGCAGCGAGGGCAACAACCGCCATGCCTCGCTGCCGGGCGGCATGTCTGCATCCGCGTGCTGGATAAAAATGGTTTGATCCGCTGCGTCAATCAACCGATTGATGCGCTCAACCACCATATTCTGCTGATAACGCGGCGTGGCGAACACCCCATTTTGCATATCAACAACAATTAATACCCGCATGTTTTTCTCCAGAACCCATAACGCAAGGCACTATCATACTGCTTCACCGGGCAGGCTGGCATAACTACATGAACGGAAATTGAAAGCGGAATTGAAGACGGGGAAATCAGCGCAAACGAAAACGGGCCAGCATAATGCTGACCCGTTAAAATTTTGGCGGAGGAGTAGAGATTCGAACTCTAGAACGCTTTCGCGTCGCCGGTTTTCAAGACCGGTGCCTTCAACCACTCGGCCACTCCTCCGCAACGACGCGAACTATAAACAGTGCGCCGGATATTGTAAAGCGACACATCACTCAATCGCTTGAAAAACAGGCAGCAACCGATTGAAAGCGTACAAAATCGCCATCAGGCTCAAGCTTTTATCGTCAACAGCGTAAAGAAGGGTAAAACGGCTTTAATAGCATAATGCAACTACTTACTCTTCTTAAAGACTACAATGGCCTCTTTAACAGAATGGCCCCTTTAACAGAGAGAGTCGTTATTATGGACCGCATTATTGCCTCTTCCACACGTCAGCAGTCGCTGTTCAGTACCCATAAGGTACTTCGTAATACCTATTTCCTGCTGTCGCTGACGCTGGGCTTCTCCGCCGTCACCGCCACCCTCAGCACTGTGCTGAACCTGCCGTCTCCGGGTCTGATCCTGATGCTGGTCGGCTTTTACGGTCTGATGTTCCTGACATATCGTCTGGCGGACCGCCCGGCGGGCATCCTGGCCGTGTTCGCGCTGACCGGTTTTATGGGTTATACCCTCGGCCCGTTACTAAGTTCGCTGATTGCCGCCGGCGCCGGCGACATTATCATGCTGGCGCTGGGCGGCACGGCACTGGTGTTTTTCTGCTGCTCCGCCTACGTGCTGACCACCCGTAAGGACATGTCGTTCCTGTCCGGCATGTTGATGGCGGGTTTCGTGGTGCTGCTGGTGGCGACGATTGCCAACCTGTTCCTGAATCTGCCGGGGCTGCATTTGGCTATCAGCGCGATGTTTACCCTGTTCTCCGCCGGTGCGATTCTGTGGGAAACTAGCAACATCGTCCACGGCGGCGAAACCAACTACATTCGTGCGACAGTCAGCCTGTATGTTTCCATCTACAACCTGTTTGTCAGCCTGCTGAGCCTGTTGGGAATGTCGCGCAGCGAGTAACCGGGCGTCGACGCCAGATACAGCCAAACAAGGCGCCTTCGGGCGCCTTGTCGTTTTTCTGCGGCACCATCCAAACCGTGCTACGCGCCATCTTCTGTGTTCGCGGCAAAGTTTGCTAGACTAGGCGTGTTTTCACGTCATACCGAGGCAATATGTTAGTGTTCGAAGACCGGGTCATCGATACCGATGCTCAGGGATATCTGAAAGACAGCAGCGACTGGCAAGAAGGCATGGCCCCCATGCTGGCGGAGCAGGAAGGCATCACGCTCACTGATGCGCACTGGGAAGTCGTGCGCTTCGTCAGGGCGTTTTACATCGAATTCAATACCTCGCCCGCCATCCGCATGCTGGTTAAGGCAATGGCCCAGAAATACGGCGAGGAGAAAGGCAACAGCCGCTATCTCTATCGTCTGTTTCCCAAAGGCCCGGCTAAACAGGCGACCAAAATTGCCGGGCTGCCGAAGCCGGTAAAATGCATTTGAATATTCAGGCGCGGGCTCAATAGCGAATGGTAAAATCGCGCGCATCGGTGGCGGGGTGCGGTTCCATCAGCACCTTATCCACCCGGGCATGGCGCGGCCCTCCTTGCTTCAGCCAAGCTACCAGTTGATCTACGGCATGCGCCTCGCCGCTGGCGACGACTTCCACACTGCCGTCATCGCAGTTTTTGACGTAACCGCGCACACCCAACTGACGAGCCTGCAGTTGGGTGTGATAGCGAAACCCCACCCCTTGCACCATTCCGTA is from Dickeya dianthicola NCPPB 453 and encodes:
- the yccA gene encoding FtsH protease modulator YccA is translated as MDRIIASSTRQQSLFSTHKVLRNTYFLLSLTLGFSAVTATLSTVLNLPSPGLILMLVGFYGLMFLTYRLADRPAGILAVFALTGFMGYTLGPLLSSLIAAGAGDIIMLALGGTALVFFCCSAYVLTTRKDMSFLSGMLMAGFVVLLVATIANLFLNLPGLHLAISAMFTLFSAGAILWETSNIVHGGETNYIRATVSLYVSIYNLFVSLLSLLGMSRSE
- the ppx gene encoding exopolyphosphatase — encoded protein: MPLTNNNTEQPQEFAAVDLGSNSFHMVVARVVNGALQVLSRLKQRVHLADGLDNQNQLSEESIQRGLSCLALFAERLQGFPATNVSIVGTHALRQAVNAQDFLRRAARIIPYPIEIISGHEEARLIFMGVEHTQPEKGRKLVIDIGGGSTELVIGEDFEPMLVESRRMGCVSFAQQFFPNGEISEVNFRRARLAAAQKLETLAWEYRIYGWDYALGASGTIKATCEILVAMGEKDGLITPERLEMLRERILQFKNFRAVSLPGLTEDRQNVLVPGFAILCGVFDALAIKELRLSDGALREGVLYEMEGRFRHQDIRIRTAQSLASHYNIDREQAKRVRETADQLYAQWAQQNLSLVHPQLEALLKWSAMLHEVGLGINHSGMHRHSAYILQNTNLPGFNQEQQQLLALMVRLHRKAVKLEELPRFNLFKKKQYLPMVQLLRLATLLNNQRQATTTPKTLRLIASETTWTLIFPQGFFNQNMLVQLDLEREQQYWEDSSGWKLHIEEELV
- a CDS encoding DUF4186 domain-containing protein, with amino-acid sequence MTTFDELFFRLSRSRFRQRFHLGAKERDYCFNKGKEQVASHAADFIAQRLAPAEPANDGKQTPMRGHPVFIAQHATATCCRGCLEKWHHIGQHRPLRDDEQHYIVEVILHWLENDLLKSP
- a CDS encoding DksA/TraR family C4-type zinc finger protein, which translates into the protein MASGWSNDSAVQEQIDATVDDAIARARSLLHQGDSAEYCEECGEAIPQARRLALPGVRFCVQCQEKLDKKQAGNSGYNRRGSKDSQLR
- the yccX gene encoding acylphosphatase; amino-acid sequence: MSTVSVIAWVYGMVQGVGFRYHTQLQARQLGVRGYVKNCDDGSVEVVASGEAHAVDQLVAWLKQGGPRHARVDKVLMEPHPATDARDFTIRY
- the tusE gene encoding sulfurtransferase TusE, with the protein product MLVFEDRVIDTDAQGYLKDSSDWQEGMAPMLAEQEGITLTDAHWEVVRFVRAFYIEFNTSPAIRMLVKAMAQKYGEEKGNSRYLYRLFPKGPAKQATKIAGLPKPVKCI
- a CDS encoding universal stress protein, which translates into the protein MYKTILVPVDIDEDALTQKALSHAVALARQSGATVHLFHALPDASAFMSAYSFGIKEFENEAVIKADEKLHTLMKTIDLPAEKLSHSISFGIPRDEVLELAQEIGADLIVIGSRRPNVKTYLLGSNAAAIVRHAQTSVLVVR
- a CDS encoding isochorismatase family protein; amino-acid sequence: MRVLIVVDMQNGVFATPRYQQNMVVERINRLIDAADQTIFIQHADADMPPGSEAWRLLPSLHRPANEISVTKTACDAFYRTELADTLNHLAVRHFTLCGCATDYCVDATIKNAASRGYAQTIAGDAHTTADRRAVGAAQLIAQHNDVWRDFIIPGNTLRVEDTDVILREWQARPDACV